The DNA region GGTGGGTTGGAGACGATCAAATCGTATTGCGGCCCTTGAGGAATAGCGCTAAACAGATCGGACTGCATCGGATAAACCCGGTCCATCACCCCGAGCGTCTCAATATTTATCTGAGCAACTTCTAACGCTTCATTACTGATATCCAAAGCATCAACTTCGGCCTCTTCAAACGCATAAGCACAAGCAACAGCAATGCAGCCGCTACCGGTACACAAATCCAGTACTCGATTGACCGGTTTATTGTATAACCACGGACTGAAGCGATTTTCAATCATTTCGGCAATGGGTGAACGCGGTACCAACACCCGTTCGTCCACATAAAAATCCAACCCGGCAAAGGTGGCGCGGTGCGTCAAATAAGGCACAGGCAGGCGCTCACGCACCCGGCGGATAATCAGTTCGACAATTTTATGCTTTTCACTGCTAGTAAGATTGGCATGGATGACTTGCTGACCAATCTCATCAGGCAAGTGCAATGCGTGAAATACTAAAGAAATAGCTTCATCCCAGGCATTATCAGTACCGTGACCGTAATAGATGCCTGCATCATTAAAACGACTGACGGCCCAGCGCAACATGTCGCCTACGGTTCTCAGTTCGGTGACCGCTTCGTCAA from Shewanella dokdonensis includes:
- the prmB gene encoding 50S ribosomal protein L3 N(5)-glutamine methyltransferase → MDKIFVDEAVTELRTVGDMLRWAVSRFNDAGIYYGHGTDNAWDEAISLVFHALHLPDEIGQQVIHANLTSSEKHKIVELIIRRVRERLPVPYLTHRATFAGLDFYVDERVLVPRSPIAEMIENRFSPWLYNKPVNRVLDLCTGSGCIAVACAYAFEEAEVDALDISNEALEVAQINIETLGVMDRVYPMQSDLFSAIPQGPQYDLIVSNPPYVDAVDLANMPEEYHHEPKVGLASGNDGLDITRRILANAADYLTETGLLVVEVGNSMVHLIEQFPDVPFTWVSLERGGDGVFVLTKDQLLEQQQTFAPWRINDQ